From Gemmatimonadaceae bacterium, the proteins below share one genomic window:
- the udk gene encoding uridine kinase, giving the protein MRPLIIGIAGGSGSGKTTVARNLASALTETQCAFLDMDAYYRDHDRLSPDALRKLNWDHPDAFDLDLLDTQLQQLAAGQAIDKPVYDFVHHRRQAAAERVEPADVVVVDGILLLVDERIRSRLDIKVFVDTDADIRLVRRIRRDMAMRGRQLDDVLEQYLTTVQPMHLKFVEPSKRYADVVIPRGGDNSVAIDLLVAAVSRRLEGAGA; this is encoded by the coding sequence ATGCGTCCGCTGATCATCGGGATCGCGGGGGGTTCCGGGTCGGGCAAGACGACCGTCGCCCGCAACCTCGCGTCGGCGCTGACCGAGACCCAGTGCGCGTTCCTCGATATGGACGCGTACTACCGGGACCACGACCGGCTGTCGCCAGACGCGTTGCGCAAACTCAATTGGGACCACCCGGACGCGTTTGACCTCGACCTCTTGGATACGCAGTTGCAGCAACTGGCGGCTGGGCAGGCGATCGACAAGCCGGTCTACGATTTCGTGCACCACCGACGCCAGGCCGCGGCCGAGCGCGTGGAACCGGCCGATGTCGTGGTGGTTGACGGCATCCTGCTGCTAGTGGACGAACGCATCCGGTCGCGCCTCGACATCAAGGTCTTCGTCGACACCGATGCCGACATCCGACTGGTCCGCCGCATCCGGCGCGACATGGCCATGCGCGGTCGGCAACTGGACGACGTCCTCGAGCAGTACCTCACCACGGTCCAACCCATGCACCTGAAGTTCGTCGAGCCGAGCAAGCGCTACGCCGACGTCGTGATCCCACGTGGCGGCGACAATAGCGTCGCCATCGACCTGTTGGTCGCTGCCGTGTCACGCCGCCTCGAAGGAGCGGGCGCGTGA
- a CDS encoding 5'-nucleotidase C-terminal domain-containing protein: protein MLRKCLAPAVAGLLCISALGGLQAQERLTIKIAATTDVHGRLRGWDYAAGAPDSLRGLARAASIVDSLRRVARDRVVLVDAGDLLQGNAMTYVAGRVDSMRPHPVIAAMNVMRYDAAAVGNHEFNYGVPLFDRAIAQAGFPFLAANTRRLDGKREYPARLTVTRGGAKIAIIGVTTPGSMIWDRDNLRGRVEVTDIVAALPAEVRAARAEGADVVVVVAHSGLGEVSSYDTVGTAVASENPMARVAREVPGIDLLVIGHSHRELADSTINGVMVMQPRNWATSVAVATLELERAPGGAWRVASKSGVTVPVRGWPEQQVVVRAVERAHRAAMAYSTAVVARTDAIWAGDSARLRDTPLIDLIHYVQRQETGAELSIASAFSLEAGFAPGPISVERLTVLYPYENTLRALRLSGAQIRAFLEHSARYWTVGADANGLRIRPDPRIPGYNYDILQGLDYTIDLAQPMGHRVTQLARRGRPVADSDSFTVAINSYRASGGGGYDMLRGAPVVYEGGREIRELIIEFLKTRGSIQPSDVYEENYRLLPPRPTLRVIAMNDMHGAFRPRPDGANGNRGGYAQIATMVREARAECAPACATLLLSGGDLFTGTPASDLTTGAATLPVYNAMGFTAHALGNHEFDYGQDTLRARMRGLDAAILGANVTYADGSDVPWIRDDTLVGTAAGRVGIIGIADPATPRTTMPRHVADLRFAPPAPVITARAASLRERGAQWVVVVAHLGGFCTINAPDECRGEIIELARTLAPGTVDAIVSGHTHSEVATIVNGIPIVQARSSTRALGIVDLGPAPGSPPQRPVVRDVVSDSIVPDPAVERIVAEAVARVAPRVGEVIATATERFPREGNQYALGNLIADAQRAAGNGDVGVMNNGGIRAEIRQGRVTYGDLHEVSPFANRLVAITVRGAELRRYFERLVGGRSISVHISGATLRYDPAAPSGSRLRQVTMADGRRLNDRLTYRVIMSDFMASGGDGAGLGAGSAPEEIGVIDLDALIAQLRKLPNGTLTATPALTAPRIQAVTP, encoded by the coding sequence ATGTTGCGAAAGTGCCTTGCGCCCGCGGTGGCGGGACTGCTCTGTATCTCGGCCTTGGGCGGCCTGCAGGCCCAGGAGCGCCTGACCATCAAGATTGCCGCGACCACGGACGTCCACGGTCGCCTGCGCGGCTGGGACTACGCCGCTGGAGCCCCTGACAGCCTCCGCGGCCTCGCGCGCGCCGCCAGCATCGTCGATTCCCTCCGCCGCGTGGCCCGCGACCGCGTCGTCCTCGTCGATGCCGGCGACCTCCTGCAGGGCAACGCGATGACCTACGTCGCGGGTCGCGTGGACTCGATGCGGCCGCACCCGGTCATCGCGGCGATGAACGTGATGCGCTACGACGCGGCGGCGGTGGGCAACCACGAGTTCAACTACGGCGTGCCGCTGTTCGACCGGGCCATTGCCCAAGCGGGCTTCCCGTTCCTCGCGGCCAACACGCGCCGCCTCGACGGCAAGCGGGAGTATCCGGCGCGCCTGACCGTGACGCGCGGCGGCGCCAAGATCGCCATCATCGGCGTCACGACGCCGGGCTCGATGATCTGGGACCGCGACAACCTGCGTGGCCGCGTCGAGGTCACGGACATCGTGGCGGCCCTGCCCGCCGAGGTCCGCGCCGCCCGCGCCGAGGGCGCGGATGTCGTCGTCGTCGTGGCCCACTCAGGACTCGGCGAGGTCAGTTCGTATGACACCGTCGGCACCGCCGTGGCCAGTGAGAACCCGATGGCCCGCGTCGCGCGGGAAGTGCCGGGCATCGACCTGCTGGTGATTGGCCACTCGCATCGCGAGCTGGCGGACTCGACCATCAATGGCGTGATGGTGATGCAGCCACGGAACTGGGCAACCAGCGTTGCCGTCGCGACGCTTGAGCTGGAGCGCGCGCCGGGCGGCGCGTGGCGCGTGGCGTCAAAGTCCGGCGTCACGGTTCCCGTGCGTGGATGGCCCGAACAGCAAGTGGTCGTGCGCGCGGTGGAGCGTGCACATCGCGCGGCGATGGCCTACTCCACCGCCGTTGTCGCGCGCACCGACGCCATTTGGGCCGGCGACTCGGCGCGACTGCGTGACACGCCGCTCATCGACTTGATCCACTACGTCCAGCGCCAGGAGACGGGCGCCGAGCTGAGTATCGCCTCGGCGTTCTCGCTCGAGGCCGGCTTCGCGCCGGGCCCGATCTCCGTCGAACGCCTCACGGTACTGTATCCGTACGAAAACACCCTGCGGGCACTGCGCCTCAGCGGCGCGCAGATCCGCGCCTTCCTCGAGCATAGTGCGCGCTACTGGACGGTCGGCGCCGACGCCAACGGATTGCGCATCAGGCCGGACCCGCGCATCCCGGGCTACAACTACGACATCCTGCAGGGGCTCGACTACACGATCGACCTCGCGCAGCCGATGGGGCATCGCGTGACGCAGTTGGCGCGGCGCGGCCGGCCCGTTGCCGACTCGGACAGCTTCACGGTCGCCATCAACTCGTACCGTGCGTCCGGAGGCGGCGGCTACGACATGCTGCGCGGGGCGCCGGTGGTCTACGAAGGCGGCCGCGAGATTCGCGAGCTCATCATCGAGTTTCTGAAGACGCGCGGCAGCATCCAACCCTCGGACGTGTACGAGGAGAACTACCGGCTGCTTCCACCGCGTCCGACGTTGCGCGTGATCGCGATGAACGACATGCACGGAGCCTTCCGGCCGCGGCCCGATGGCGCGAACGGCAATCGCGGCGGCTATGCGCAGATCGCCACGATGGTCCGCGAGGCCCGCGCTGAGTGTGCGCCTGCCTGCGCGACGCTGCTGCTCTCCGGCGGCGATCTGTTCACCGGAACGCCGGCGTCCGACCTCACCACCGGTGCGGCGACGCTGCCCGTCTACAACGCGATGGGCTTCACCGCCCACGCGCTCGGCAACCACGAGTTCGACTACGGCCAGGACACGCTGCGCGCCCGGATGCGTGGCCTCGACGCCGCCATCCTCGGCGCCAACGTCACCTACGCCGATGGCAGCGACGTGCCGTGGATCCGCGACGACACGCTGGTGGGCACGGCAGCCGGCCGCGTCGGCATCATCGGCATCGCCGATCCCGCCACGCCACGCACCACGATGCCGCGGCACGTGGCCGATCTGCGCTTCGCGCCGCCGGCGCCCGTCATCACCGCGCGCGCTGCCTCGCTGCGCGAGCGCGGGGCGCAGTGGGTTGTGGTCGTCGCGCACCTCGGCGGGTTCTGCACCATCAACGCGCCGGACGAATGTCGCGGCGAGATCATCGAGCTGGCCCGGACGCTGGCGCCCGGCACGGTCGACGCGATCGTGTCCGGTCACACGCATTCGGAAGTCGCCACCATCGTCAACGGGATCCCGATCGTGCAGGCGCGCTCGAGCACGCGCGCCCTGGGCATCGTGGACCTCGGGCCTGCACCGGGCTCGCCGCCGCAGCGACCCGTGGTGCGCGACGTCGTCTCCGATTCGATCGTGCCCGACCCGGCGGTCGAACGCATCGTGGCAGAGGCAGTGGCGCGAGTCGCCCCTCGCGTCGGCGAGGTCATTGCGACCGCCACCGAGCGCTTCCCGCGTGAAGGCAACCAGTACGCGCTCGGCAACCTGATCGCCGACGCCCAGCGCGCCGCCGGCAACGGCGACGTGGGCGTGATGAACAACGGCGGCATCAGGGCGGAGATTCGCCAAGGCAGGGTGACCTACGGCGACCTGCATGAAGTCTCGCCCTTCGCGAATCGGCTCGTGGCGATCACGGTGCGTGGCGCCGAGCTGCGCCGCTACTTCGAGCGCCTCGTGGGTGGCCGATCCATCAGCGTGCACATCAGCGGCGCCACGCTGCGCTACGATCCCGCGGCACCCAGCGGCAGCCGCCTGCGGCAGGTGACGATGGCCGATGGCCGTCGCCTGAACGACCGCCTCACGTATCGGGTCATCATGTCGGACTTCATGGCCAGCGGCGGCGATGGCGCCGGCCTGGGCGCGGGCAGCGCGCCGGAGGAAATCGGAGTGATCGATCTCGACGCGCTCATCGCGCAGCTGCGGAAGCTGCCCAACGGCACGCTGACCGCGACGCCTGCCCTCACCGCGCCGCGCATCCAGGCGGTGACGCCGTGA
- a CDS encoding response regulator: MTAAVAPTERILVVDDEPDIVALVVYHLAKAGYKVSSASTGTDALALAKRDRPALVVLDLMLPGMSGFDVIARLREDESTQGIAVLMLTARKEEPDRIRGLELGADDYLTKPFSPQELVLRVGAILRRVHSPSEASDTIHAGAIRIDRSAHRVTVRDHEVELTPTEFKLLLTLAERRGRVQSRSHLLETVWDAAPDIQTRTVDMHIQRLRTKLHPAGDQIETVRGFGYRLKGMGKDA, translated from the coding sequence GTGACCGCTGCCGTCGCCCCGACAGAACGCATCCTCGTCGTGGACGACGAGCCGGATATCGTCGCGCTCGTCGTCTACCATCTCGCGAAGGCCGGATACAAGGTGTCCAGCGCCTCCACCGGCACCGACGCGTTGGCGCTCGCCAAGCGCGACCGCCCAGCCCTGGTGGTGCTCGACCTGATGCTGCCGGGGATGTCCGGATTCGACGTCATCGCGCGGCTGCGTGAGGACGAAAGCACGCAAGGCATCGCCGTGCTGATGCTGACAGCGCGCAAGGAGGAACCGGACCGCATCCGCGGCCTCGAGCTCGGCGCCGACGATTACCTCACCAAGCCGTTCTCCCCGCAGGAACTGGTGCTGCGCGTCGGGGCGATCCTGCGCCGCGTGCATTCGCCCTCCGAGGCCAGCGACACGATCCACGCCGGTGCCATCCGCATCGACCGCTCGGCGCATCGCGTGACGGTACGGGACCACGAGGTCGAGCTCACTCCGACGGAGTTCAAGCTGCTGCTCACGTTGGCGGAGCGTCGCGGGCGCGTGCAGTCGCGTTCGCACCTGCTGGAGACGGTCTGGGACGCGGCGCCGGACATCCAGACGCGCACGGTGGACATGCACATCCAGCGCCTGCGCACCAAGCTGCACCCCGCCGGCGACCAAATCGAGACCGTGCGCGGCTTCGGGTATCGCCTCAAGGGAATGGGCAAGGACGCGTGA
- a CDS encoding HAMP domain-containing protein — translation MRLTQRLLLGAFIVVGFLSIALVIFVDGQLRDRLREDAEGFLSREATLTGVLWQREPGDPDALADRVGRALGRRVTLVDSLGVVLGDSEFDGEGLANLQNHRQRPEIARAFIERIGSSARPSPSTGDEELYVAVLVEGRGVARVSIPTQSLEQVTDAARRDVLKASLLALLGALVIAFFFSRSVSRPVEELRDVAEALADGDLERRPTLRAPGEVGDLQQALRELAAQLSARLHALEADETLLVQLTESLNEGVIAVDTSRRVVRINETARRLLGMRAPLPFAVDELPRDVALREALSSAFAGDTTEGAELVIFGRTLNITARPLTGGGAVLALFDLTRVRRLEAVRRDFVANVSHELRTPLTIVGGFAETMVEEEVPSDVRRQFAERILGNTRRMQRIVDDLLDLSRIESGGWKPNPQPIDLVAMVSEVFQAARDAADRKGLSLHTEIPPAQSTVYADATALRQVVGNLVDNAVRHTTSGHVTVFAAPHERGTIVGVRDTGSGIAAEHLPRIFERFYRVDPGRAREEGGTGLGLAIVKHLVEAHGGRARAESEVGAGTTITALFPAASA, via the coding sequence GTGAGGCTCACCCAGCGGCTCCTGCTGGGTGCATTCATCGTTGTCGGGTTCCTCTCGATCGCGCTGGTCATCTTCGTGGACGGCCAGCTGCGGGACCGCCTGCGCGAGGACGCCGAGGGCTTTCTCTCGCGCGAGGCCACGCTGACCGGCGTCCTCTGGCAGCGCGAACCCGGCGACCCCGACGCGTTGGCCGACCGTGTCGGCCGGGCCCTTGGCCGACGCGTCACGCTGGTGGACTCCCTCGGCGTCGTCCTGGGGGACTCGGAGTTCGACGGCGAAGGCCTGGCCAACCTGCAGAACCATCGGCAACGGCCCGAGATCGCGCGGGCCTTCATCGAGCGGATCGGATCGAGCGCGCGCCCCTCGCCGTCCACGGGCGATGAGGAGCTGTATGTCGCCGTACTGGTCGAGGGCCGCGGCGTCGCGCGGGTCTCCATCCCGACCCAGAGCCTGGAGCAGGTGACCGACGCCGCCCGCCGCGACGTGCTCAAGGCGTCGCTCTTGGCGTTGCTTGGAGCGCTGGTCATCGCGTTCTTCTTCTCGCGCTCCGTGTCGCGGCCCGTCGAGGAACTGCGCGACGTCGCCGAGGCCTTGGCCGACGGCGACCTCGAACGCCGGCCCACGCTGCGCGCGCCGGGCGAGGTGGGCGACCTGCAGCAGGCCCTGCGCGAACTGGCGGCGCAGCTGTCGGCGCGCCTCCACGCCCTTGAGGCCGACGAGACGCTGCTGGTGCAGCTGACCGAGTCGCTGAACGAGGGCGTCATTGCCGTGGATACCTCGCGACGCGTCGTGCGCATCAACGAGACGGCGCGGCGCCTGCTGGGGATGCGGGCGCCCCTACCCTTCGCCGTGGACGAGCTGCCGCGCGACGTGGCGCTGCGCGAGGCGCTCTCGTCGGCCTTCGCCGGCGACACGACGGAGGGCGCCGAGTTGGTGATCTTCGGCCGTACGCTGAACATCACCGCACGGCCGCTCACGGGCGGCGGCGCGGTGCTCGCCTTGTTCGACCTGACGCGCGTGCGCCGGCTCGAGGCCGTGCGGCGTGACTTTGTGGCGAACGTGTCGCACGAACTGCGCACGCCGCTGACCATCGTCGGCGGATTTGCGGAGACGATGGTGGAGGAGGAAGTCCCCAGCGATGTGCGCCGCCAGTTCGCCGAACGCATCCTCGGCAACACCCGGCGAATGCAGCGCATCGTCGACGACCTGCTCGACCTCTCGCGCATCGAGTCAGGTGGCTGGAAGCCCAATCCGCAGCCGATCGACCTCGTGGCGATGGTCAGCGAGGTGTTCCAGGCCGCCCGCGATGCGGCCGACCGCAAGGGACTCTCGCTGCATACGGAGATCCCGCCGGCCCAGTCGACCGTGTACGCCGATGCCACGGCGCTGCGACAGGTGGTCGGCAACCTGGTCGACAATGCGGTGCGCCACACCACGTCGGGCCACGTGACCGTGTTTGCGGCGCCGCACGAACGGGGCACCATCGTAGGCGTGCGCGACACCGGCAGCGGCATCGCGGCCGAGCACCTGCCGCGGATCTTCGAGCGCTTTTATCGCGTTGATCCGGGCCGTGCGCGTGAGGAAGGCGGCACGGGGCTTGGCCTGGCGATCGTGAAGCACCTCGTGGAGGCGCACGGGGGGCGCGCGCGCGCGGAGTCCGAGGTGGGCGCGGGAACCACCATTACGGCCCTGTTCCCGGCCGCCTCGGCGTAG
- a CDS encoding TonB-dependent receptor, producing the protein MRRVLFVLLAGLTLTAPLSAQTPTAGRIVGRVVDASSGAGLAEAGIQVVGTTIGTRSGVDGQFSIAGVPAGTVTLIVRRIGYAQKTITGLFLEAGKTVEQNVALEQASVELTAQVVTAAAERGTVGEALDAQKNSINVVNSVTSEQIAKSPDGDAAQAVQRVSGVSVQDGKYVFVRGLGERYTQASLNGARIPSPEPEKKVVPLDLFPAGLLQTITTVKTFTPDQPGDFSGAQVDIQTKEFPAQRTWAMSTSVGGSDAVVGRKLLMPIRVGGDLVANGAVPRSLPGFIQQYGNFSSSVPGQADYNRMVSDFRNAWSPRGQEGGLNGSTSLSVGGNDPVFGRRIGYLVSGTYSYGQEARVDNVRALALAQSGATPSAIDRYTGDVGKQSVLWGGLANFSTLLGSRTRLALNNTYNRTMDSEARREEGVSENIGIPFIITRQKYVERSIRSSQLLLQSDLTTNQKFEAAITASGVTRKEPDRSEFVQAIFTDPGTGAPMAPQWFAASNEGAVRTFADLRESGIEGRAHWRIQFGEPGRSTALKVGGLGRHAGRDAINTAYSINGSGLTQADRELAPEQIFARYLNSSDNVWRVTPIGVGGSYDASDYLFAGFAMVEKEFGPKWQLITGARAEYSDVLVRSEPTVGARTSTNPTFMDVLPAIAITYRPGQRTNIRLSASQTVSRPEYRELAPIQYREVIGFDNVIGNPNLQRALIQNYDLRWEFYPSQGEVISLAAFAKRFTDPIERVYIGSSGTRIITFVNAKGADNFGLELEARKFLDFINPYLANMAVTTNATVMASEIRLDATSASVTNANRAMVGQAPYMFNAGLQWTSNSGGTSASVLYNVVGKRITDAGEIPLPNVEELERHIVDFSLRFPVTEQISARFDAKNLLDAPYRIVQGPVTRESYRVGRGFTLGLNWRP; encoded by the coding sequence ATGCGCCGTGTTCTGTTTGTTCTTCTTGCTGGCCTGACCCTCACTGCCCCACTCAGCGCGCAGACGCCGACTGCGGGCCGCATCGTCGGCCGCGTGGTCGATGCCTCGAGCGGCGCCGGACTCGCCGAGGCGGGCATCCAGGTCGTCGGCACGACGATCGGTACGCGCTCCGGCGTGGACGGCCAGTTCTCCATCGCCGGCGTGCCGGCCGGAACGGTCACACTGATCGTGCGCCGCATCGGCTACGCGCAGAAGACCATCACCGGCCTGTTCCTCGAGGCCGGCAAGACGGTCGAGCAGAACGTCGCGCTCGAGCAGGCCAGCGTCGAACTGACGGCGCAGGTCGTGACCGCCGCCGCCGAGCGCGGCACGGTGGGTGAGGCGCTGGACGCGCAGAAGAACTCCATCAACGTCGTCAACAGCGTGACGTCCGAGCAGATCGCCAAGAGCCCCGACGGCGACGCGGCGCAGGCCGTGCAGCGCGTGTCGGGTGTGAGCGTGCAGGACGGCAAGTATGTGTTCGTCCGCGGCCTCGGCGAGCGGTACACGCAGGCCTCGCTCAACGGCGCGCGGATTCCTTCCCCGGAGCCGGAGAAGAAGGTCGTGCCGCTGGACCTGTTCCCGGCCGGCCTGCTGCAGACGATCACGACCGTGAAGACCTTCACGCCGGACCAGCCGGGTGACTTCTCGGGCGCGCAGGTGGACATCCAGACCAAGGAGTTCCCGGCGCAGCGCACCTGGGCGATGAGCACCAGCGTGGGCGGCTCGGACGCCGTGGTCGGTCGCAAGCTCCTGATGCCGATCCGCGTCGGTGGCGACCTGGTGGCGAACGGCGCGGTGCCGCGCTCGCTGCCCGGCTTCATCCAGCAGTACGGCAACTTCTCCAGCAGCGTGCCTGGACAGGCGGACTACAACCGGATGGTCTCGGACTTCCGCAACGCCTGGTCGCCGCGCGGGCAGGAGGGCGGCCTCAACGGCTCGACCTCGCTGTCGGTCGGCGGCAACGATCCAGTCTTTGGTCGTCGCATCGGTTATCTCGTGAGCGGCACCTATTCGTACGGCCAGGAAGCGCGCGTGGACAACGTGCGCGCGCTGGCGCTGGCGCAGTCGGGCGCGACACCGTCGGCAATCGACCGCTACACCGGCGACGTCGGCAAGCAGTCGGTGCTCTGGGGCGGCCTGGCGAACTTCTCGACGCTGCTGGGCTCGCGCACGCGCCTCGCGCTGAACAACACCTACAACCGCACGATGGACTCGGAGGCCCGCCGCGAGGAGGGCGTCTCGGAGAACATTGGCATCCCCTTCATCATCACGCGGCAGAAGTATGTGGAGCGGAGCATCCGCTCCTCGCAGCTGCTGCTGCAGAGCGACCTGACGACGAACCAGAAGTTCGAGGCCGCCATCACGGCGTCGGGCGTGACGCGCAAGGAGCCGGACCGCTCGGAGTTCGTGCAGGCGATCTTCACCGACCCGGGCACGGGCGCCCCGATGGCGCCGCAGTGGTTCGCCGCGTCCAACGAGGGCGCGGTGCGCACCTTCGCGGACCTCCGGGAGTCGGGCATCGAGGGTCGCGCGCACTGGCGCATCCAGTTCGGCGAGCCGGGCCGCTCGACGGCTCTCAAGGTGGGCGGCCTCGGCCGCCACGCCGGCCGCGACGCCATCAACACGGCGTACAGCATCAATGGCTCGGGCCTCACGCAGGCGGACCGCGAGCTGGCGCCCGAGCAGATTTTCGCGCGCTACCTGAACAGCTCCGACAACGTCTGGCGCGTGACGCCGATCGGCGTCGGCGGTTCCTACGACGCCAGCGACTACCTCTTCGCCGGCTTCGCGATGGTGGAGAAGGAGTTCGGGCCGAAGTGGCAGCTGATCACCGGCGCGCGCGCCGAGTATTCGGACGTGCTGGTGCGCTCGGAGCCGACGGTCGGCGCCCGCACCTCGACGAACCCGACGTTCATGGACGTGCTGCCGGCCATAGCCATCACGTATCGCCCGGGCCAGCGCACGAACATCCGTCTCTCGGCGTCGCAGACGGTGTCGCGGCCGGAGTACCGTGAGCTCGCGCCGATCCAGTACCGCGAGGTCATCGGCTTCGACAACGTGATCGGCAACCCGAACCTCCAGCGCGCGCTGATCCAGAACTACGACCTGCGCTGGGAGTTCTATCCCTCGCAGGGCGAGGTGATCAGCCTGGCCGCCTTCGCCAAGCGCTTCACCGACCCCATCGAGCGCGTGTACATCGGCTCGTCAGGTACGCGCATCATCACCTTCGTGAACGCGAAGGGCGCCGACAACTTCGGCCTCGAGCTGGAGGCACGGAAGTTCCTCGACTTTATCAACCCCTACCTGGCCAACATGGCGGTGACCACGAACGCCACGGTGATGGCGTCGGAAATTCGTCTCGACGCGACCTCGGCGTCGGTGACCAACGCCAACCGCGCGATGGTGGGCCAGGCCCCGTACATGTTCAACGCCGGCCTGCAGTGGACGTCGAACTCGGGCGGCACCAGCGCCTCGGTGCTGTACAACGTCGTCGGCAAGCGCATCACGGACGCCGGCGAGATCCCGCTGCCGAACGTCGAGGAGCTCGAGCGCCACATCGTCGACTTCTCGCTGCGCTTCCCGGTGACGGAGCAGATCAGCGCCCGCTTCGATGCGAAGAACCTGCTCGACGCGCCGTACCGCATCGTACAGGGTCCGGTGACGCGCGAGTCGTATCGCGTGGGCCGCGGCTTCACGCTGGGGCTGAACTGGCGCCCGTAG